In a single window of the Desulfuromonas sp. genome:
- a CDS encoding very short patch repair endonuclease translates to MADIVDKKTRSRMMSGIKGKNTKPELLIRKALFAKGFRYKLHDKKLPGKPDLVFPKYKAVISIQGCFWHGHNCHLFKWPTTNEDFWKTKINRNKVVDERNRTELLNGGWRILEVWECALKGSKKLDFDNLLNLIISWLKTGTTQFSVISGEGQPG, encoded by the coding sequence ATGGCTGATATTGTAGATAAGAAAACCAGAAGCCGGATGATGTCCGGCATCAAAGGCAAAAATACAAAACCTGAATTGCTCATTCGCAAAGCCCTGTTCGCCAAGGGCTTTCGCTATAAACTGCACGACAAGAAACTTCCCGGGAAACCCGATCTGGTTTTTCCGAAATACAAAGCTGTTATCTCCATTCAAGGCTGCTTCTGGCATGGCCACAACTGCCATCTATTCAAGTGGCCGACTACTAACGAAGATTTCTGGAAAACCAAGATAAACCGGAACAAGGTAGTAGATGAGCGCAATCGCACAGAACTACTTAACGGCGGATGGCGAATTCTGGAAGTTTGGGAGTGCGCTTTGAAAGGCAGCAAAAAGCTGGATTTCGACAATTTACTGAATCTGATTATTTCGTGGCTTAAAACTGGAACAACACAATTTTCTGTTATCTCCGGGGAGGGACAACCAGGATGA
- a CDS encoding DNA (cytosine-5-)-methyltransferase, producing MTAEMAQNLVQLSVGRYGREKIAEHLDVHPRTIKRWEAGESHIPKGNLIALEQLSLGYNPSHPISGDFSFIDLFAGIGGIRRGFDAQNGQCLLTCEWDSYSQKTYEANFPSNPNHTFICDIKAITKTDVDIKRFVPKHDVLLAGFPCQPFSIAGVSKKNSLGRVHGFACQEQGNLFFNVADILRVHRPPAFLLENVKNLKSHDKGKTFRIIMETLEEVLGYKVYYKVIDAKGFVPQHRERVFIVGFDGETDFSWDDLELPASDNKTMKDILHPGDGSEQAEGVYTLGAKAKVNDKYTLSDKLWNYLQAYARKHQEKGNGFGFGLVGPDDTSRTLSARYYKDGSEILVSRGKGKNPRRLTPRECARLMGFHDDFVIPVSDTRAYKQFGNCVVTSLVEEIARIMKPHILELTGRDQAHNIASNG from the coding sequence ATGACCGCTGAAATGGCACAAAATCTTGTTCAATTATCCGTTGGCCGGTATGGCAGAGAAAAGATCGCAGAACATCTGGATGTTCACCCAAGAACTATCAAGCGCTGGGAAGCAGGCGAGTCTCACATCCCAAAAGGCAACCTGATTGCCCTTGAGCAGCTTTCTCTAGGCTATAACCCAAGCCACCCCATTTCAGGTGATTTCTCCTTCATTGATCTTTTTGCCGGGATTGGTGGTATTCGGCGTGGCTTTGATGCCCAAAACGGTCAATGCCTTCTCACCTGCGAATGGGATAGCTACAGCCAGAAAACATACGAAGCAAATTTCCCCTCCAATCCCAATCATACTTTCATCTGCGACATTAAAGCCATCACCAAAACAGATGTAGACATTAAACGTTTTGTCCCGAAGCACGACGTCCTGCTTGCTGGCTTCCCTTGTCAACCCTTCTCCATCGCCGGTGTATCAAAAAAGAACTCATTGGGCAGGGTTCATGGATTTGCTTGTCAGGAACAGGGAAATCTCTTTTTTAATGTTGCCGATATTCTGAGAGTCCATCGTCCTCCAGCTTTTTTGTTGGAAAACGTCAAGAACCTGAAGAGTCATGACAAGGGAAAGACATTCCGGATCATTATGGAAACCCTTGAGGAGGTCCTGGGCTACAAGGTTTATTATAAAGTCATAGATGCAAAAGGTTTTGTACCCCAACACCGTGAACGGGTTTTCATTGTTGGCTTTGACGGTGAAACGGATTTTTCCTGGGATGATCTTGAATTGCCTGCCTCTGACAACAAGACCATGAAAGACATCCTGCACCCGGGCGACGGTTCCGAGCAGGCTGAAGGAGTGTACACTCTTGGCGCCAAGGCAAAGGTTAATGACAAGTACACCCTGAGTGATAAACTCTGGAACTACCTCCAGGCATATGCAAGGAAACATCAGGAAAAAGGGAATGGATTCGGTTTTGGTCTGGTTGGCCCTGATGATACATCCAGAACCCTTTCCGCACGATACTACAAGGATGGCTCAGAGATACTTGTTTCGAGAGGTAAAGGCAAGAACCCAAGAAGGCTGACCCCAAGGGAATGTGCGCGGCTGATGGGCTTCCATGATGACTTTGTGATTCCGGTATCAGATACCAGAGCTTACAAACAATTCGGCAATTGCGTGGTCACTTCCCTGGTTGAAGAGATTGCCCGAATCATGAAGCCACATATCCTGGAACTCACCGGAAGGGATCAAGCGCATAACATTGCCTCAAATGGCTGA